The proteins below are encoded in one region of Thermodesulfovibrio thiophilus DSM 17215:
- a CDS encoding HD family phosphohydrolase, translated as MKNMKDNPQLKPITPDRSYLRKFIENFKTPQNGRERRAFIEKEILLPVGILSLLNSCLLYDFKSGIQSLIGSFVIIFLFHLFFYRDIKRYKPSYLKKKKMMVLLCSLMIFTLITARLFEHIFFVFSRGLGLESAIIHTFGIPFAIGPLMVAILFDFHTAIIFSLILSLMTGIWLKISLLPIYVFIGCLIGAFSLLKFKKRSDVINAGISVAIANIVCSIAILLIIDKFSFNSVYFSVIFSIINGFTISALCFLILPSLERLFNITTSVSLIELLDIDHPLMKQLSMEAPGTYHHSMIVGSLAEGAAEVVGVNPLFAKVASYYHDIGKVRMPDYFVENQKDYISKHEKLSPHLSSMIIIAHVKDGVELAEEFHLPEIIRDVIQQHHGTSLVTYFYQKALKESENPPSEQDYRYPGPKPQTKLAALIMLADAVEASSRTLDDPTPARISGLIDKIIKNIFLDGQLDECEITLKDLSEIKNKFEYTLTGIFHRRISYPEIQKKEKMA; from the coding sequence ATGAAAAACATGAAAGACAATCCACAGCTTAAGCCTATCACTCCAGATAGATCTTATTTAAGAAAATTTATCGAAAACTTTAAAACTCCTCAAAATGGAAGAGAAAGAAGGGCATTTATTGAAAAAGAGATATTACTTCCTGTTGGTATTTTATCGTTATTGAACTCTTGTTTGCTTTATGATTTTAAATCAGGGATTCAATCCCTTATAGGAAGTTTTGTTATTATTTTTCTATTTCATCTCTTTTTTTATAGAGATATTAAAAGATACAAGCCTTCTTATCTTAAAAAGAAAAAAATGATGGTTTTACTCTGCAGTCTGATGATTTTTACCCTTATTACAGCAAGGCTGTTTGAACATATATTTTTTGTATTTTCTAGAGGATTGGGGCTGGAAAGTGCAATTATACATACATTTGGAATACCGTTTGCCATCGGTCCTTTAATGGTTGCTATTCTATTTGATTTTCATACTGCCATAATATTTTCTTTAATCCTCAGTTTGATGACTGGTATATGGTTAAAAATTTCTCTGCTACCTATCTATGTTTTTATAGGATGTCTTATTGGTGCTTTCAGTCTTCTTAAATTTAAAAAAAGAAGTGATGTAATTAATGCTGGAATATCAGTAGCCATAGCAAATATAGTTTGTTCAATTGCTATTCTTTTAATAATAGATAAGTTCAGTTTTAACTCAGTTTATTTTTCAGTGATTTTTTCAATTATTAATGGATTCACTATTTCAGCTCTTTGTTTTCTGATTCTTCCATCTCTGGAAAGATTATTTAATATCACTACGTCAGTAAGTCTTATTGAACTGCTAGATATTGACCATCCATTGATGAAACAACTATCAATGGAAGCACCAGGTACGTATCATCACAGTATGATAGTGGGAAGTCTTGCAGAGGGAGCTGCAGAGGTTGTCGGTGTTAACCCGTTATTCGCAAAAGTAGCTTCCTATTACCACGACATAGGTAAAGTAAGAATGCCAGATTATTTTGTTGAAAATCAGAAAGATTATATAAGTAAACATGAAAAGTTGAGTCCTCATTTAAGTAGCATGATTATAATAGCTCATGTTAAAGATGGGGTTGAACTTGCAGAAGAGTTTCATTTGCCCGAAATAATTAGAGATGTGATTCAGCAGCATCACGGAACATCTCTTGTTACATACTTTTATCAGAAGGCTTTAAAAGAATCAGAAAATCCTCCTTCAGAACAGGATTACAGATACCCGGGACCAAAACCTCAGACAAAGCTTGCAGCTTTGATAATGCTTGCTGATGCTGTTGAAGCCTCATCAAGAACACTGGATGATCCAACACCAGCAAGAATTTCTGGCTTAATAGATAAGATAATTAAAAATATTTTTCTTGATGGTCAACTTGATGAATGTGAAATTACTTTAAAAGATTTAAGTGAAATAAAGAATAAATTTGAATATACCCTTACAGGAATATTTCATCGTAGAATTTCATACCCAGAAATTCAGAAAAAAGAAAAGATGGCATGA
- a CDS encoding MTH1187 family thiamine-binding protein: MIAQFSIVPLGAGASVSSYVAKVIKIVDESGLPYRFHAMGTIVEGEWDQIMNLIKKCRDTLMNEVERVIIDIKIDDRKGTTGRIEQKIKSVEEKLGRSLKK; the protein is encoded by the coding sequence ATGATTGCACAATTTAGTATTGTTCCTTTAGGGGCGGGAGCCAGTGTAAGTTCATATGTGGCAAAAGTTATCAAGATAGTAGATGAAAGTGGGCTTCCTTACAGATTTCATGCAATGGGTACTATTGTAGAGGGAGAGTGGGACCAGATAATGAATCTTATAAAAAAATGTAGAGATACATTAATGAATGAGGTAGAACGGGTTATAATTGATATAAAAATTGATGATAGAAAAGGAACAACTGGAAGAATAGAGCAAAAAATTAAATCCGTTGAAGAAAAACTAGGCAGGTCTTTAAAAAAATGA
- a CDS encoding acyl--CoA ligase, with translation MQEAMKRYYEEIQKFKLNVPEKFSFPLDVFDRWGNSTALIWTDGIDLKKFSFNELTILSSKLAGGLKRLGINKGDRVLILLPNIYEWWIILLAIMRINAVAIPGTTLLTAKDIEYRLKAADIKAVISNSENAQKIEDAENSSGKDVLLINLDKRAGWKSYEDLLNSDAFIGERTFADDPAFIFFTSGTTGLPKMVLHTQVSYPIGHIITGKFWLDLKPGDIHWNLSDTGWAKAAWSSFLGPWNMGATIFSLYRKGKFSPSLIVETLKKYEITTICGPPTAYRMIVKELPLSELKFKTVRHFVAAGEPLNPEIINIWKEVTGEYIYNGYGQTETVNTIAMLRFFPIKAGAAGLPTPGYNIDIVDDDGNPLPPNTEGNIAIKVNPQKPVGLFKEYVGDKLEMSAVFRGEWYYTRDRGYKDEDGYFWFVGREDDVIISAGYRIGPFEVESALIKHPAVKEAAVVASPDEVRGEVVKALIVLTQEYEPSDSLVKEIQEFVKKETAPYKYPRKIEFVDELPKTISGKIKRKELKFKEFGKLQ, from the coding sequence ATGCAAGAAGCCATGAAAAGATATTATGAAGAAATTCAAAAATTCAAACTCAATGTTCCAGAAAAGTTTTCATTTCCTCTGGATGTTTTTGACAGATGGGGAAATTCTACAGCACTTATCTGGACAGATGGCATTGATTTAAAAAAATTCAGTTTCAATGAATTAACCATTCTTTCAAGTAAATTAGCAGGTGGGTTGAAAAGACTTGGAATAAATAAAGGAGACAGAGTTTTAATATTGCTTCCTAACATATATGAATGGTGGATAATTCTTCTTGCAATTATGAGAATCAATGCAGTGGCAATTCCTGGAACAACTCTCTTAACCGCAAAAGATATCGAATATAGACTGAAAGCTGCAGACATTAAAGCCGTCATATCTAATTCTGAAAACGCCCAGAAAATTGAAGATGCAGAGAATAGTTCAGGGAAAGATGTGCTTTTAATAAATTTAGATAAACGTGCAGGATGGAAAAGCTATGAAGACCTGCTTAACAGTGACGCATTTATAGGTGAAAGGACTTTTGCAGATGATCCTGCTTTCATATTCTTCACATCTGGAACAACAGGTCTTCCCAAAATGGTTCTTCACACTCAGGTGAGTTATCCAATTGGTCATATAATAACCGGCAAATTCTGGCTTGACCTAAAGCCAGGAGATATCCACTGGAACCTGTCTGACACTGGTTGGGCAAAGGCTGCATGGTCAAGTTTTTTGGGTCCGTGGAATATGGGAGCAACAATATTCAGTCTGTACAGAAAAGGTAAGTTTTCACCATCTTTAATTGTGGAAACTTTGAAAAAATACGAAATCACAACCATATGTGGTCCTCCAACTGCTTACAGGATGATTGTTAAAGAACTGCCCCTAAGTGAGCTAAAATTTAAAACAGTCAGACACTTCGTTGCAGCAGGAGAACCACTGAATCCTGAAATAATCAATATCTGGAAGGAAGTAACTGGAGAATATATTTACAATGGATATGGTCAAACAGAAACAGTGAATACAATTGCGATGTTAAGATTTTTCCCCATTAAAGCCGGCGCAGCAGGCTTACCAACACCTGGATATAATATAGATATAGTAGATGATGATGGAAATCCTCTTCCTCCAAATACAGAAGGAAACATAGCAATTAAAGTAAATCCTCAAAAACCTGTTGGACTTTTTAAAGAATACGTGGGAGATAAATTGGAGATGTCTGCTGTATTCAGGGGTGAATGGTATTATACCAGAGACCGTGGTTATAAAGATGAAGATGGATATTTCTGGTTTGTTGGTAGAGAAGATGATGTCATAATAAGTGCGGGATATCGAATTGGACCTTTTGAAGTTGAAAGTGCTCTTATTAAGCATCCTGCTGTTAAGGAAGCAGCTGTTGTTGCCAGCCCTGACGAAGTAAGAGGTGAAGTGGTTAAAGCATTAATTGTTTTGACTCAAGAATATGAACCTTCTGATTCACTTGTTAAAGAGATTCAAGAGTTTGTGAAAAAAGAGACCGCTCCTTATAAATATCCAAGAAAAATAGAGTTTGTTGATGAACTTCCAAAAACAATAAGTGGTAAAATAAAAAGAAAAGAACTTAAGTTTAAAGAGTTTGGGAAATTACAATAA
- a CDS encoding methyl-accepting chemotaxis protein has product MTISKLVRLVSITTLCTFVLLFIVFYFTGKTSQSHVQELVDKDLQLLIGLKDIYGHASQTLASIRNVLATNDDESKKNAEKYYKELIKTLDNAMKIAPSNMQGDLNKLTKMWQENHVLITEIIKLTEQGKKEEAIKKSGELTGRFRQAREITFNLTDAQKLKFSKAKENMSEEMKRNFTFFAGIFIISAIVINVFLYFMNKSIKVIPSMARQLEEIAKGVARGNLDIAKFYKEYESRQDEIGLIARSIMKVEEFTQSVVKNVKNSLLTIQSVIDSLERNTVTLKTKAGDQTSQSHQIATASEEMSQTITDIARNTASASEIATESMNIAQEGVVLSDKATNIVQSANRSTVELKKTMDALNQRVEEIGDILTVIKDIADQTNLLALNAAIEAARAGEQGRGFAVVADEVRKLAEKTIKSTDEIAQKISAVQDESRESLKNMDATAREVAEALKALNEVKKALNRIAEHSLKVKDQITQIATATEEQSSASDEVARSAEHSSSLAQDVKVTSEEVAKEVESLHVVIKSLTESIKGVQA; this is encoded by the coding sequence ATGACAATTTCGAAACTTGTCAGGCTGGTCAGCATTACTACTCTGTGCACATTTGTATTGCTTTTTATTGTTTTTTATTTTACTGGAAAAACTTCCCAGAGTCATGTTCAAGAACTTGTTGATAAAGACCTTCAACTTCTTATTGGATTAAAAGATATTTACGGCCATGCTTCGCAAACATTGGCATCGATCAGAAATGTTCTGGCAACCAATGACGATGAATCAAAGAAAAATGCTGAGAAGTACTATAAAGAACTGATTAAAACACTTGATAACGCAATGAAAATTGCTCCATCTAATATGCAGGGTGATCTTAATAAGCTAACAAAAATGTGGCAAGAAAACCATGTTTTAATAACTGAAATAATAAAGCTTACTGAACAGGGCAAAAAAGAAGAAGCAATAAAAAAATCAGGAGAACTTACAGGTAGATTCAGACAGGCAAGAGAAATAACTTTCAATCTTACTGATGCGCAAAAACTCAAGTTTTCAAAGGCAAAAGAGAATATGTCAGAGGAAATGAAGAGAAACTTCACTTTTTTTGCTGGAATATTTATTATTTCAGCAATTGTTATCAATGTATTTCTATATTTTATGAATAAGTCTATAAAGGTTATTCCATCTATGGCACGTCAACTTGAAGAAATTGCAAAAGGTGTAGCCCGAGGTAATTTAGATATCGCAAAATTTTATAAAGAATATGAAAGCAGACAAGACGAAATAGGGCTTATTGCAAGAAGTATAATGAAGGTAGAAGAATTTACGCAGAGCGTTGTTAAGAATGTTAAAAATTCTCTGTTAACCATCCAATCTGTAATTGACTCTCTTGAGAGAAATACTGTAACACTTAAAACTAAGGCGGGGGATCAAACTTCACAATCACACCAGATTGCAACTGCTTCAGAGGAGATGTCTCAGACAATTACGGATATTGCCAGAAATACTGCAAGTGCATCAGAAATAGCTACAGAAAGCATGAATATTGCTCAGGAAGGGGTAGTACTGTCAGATAAAGCGACAAACATAGTGCAATCTGCAAATCGTTCAACTGTAGAATTGAAAAAAACAATGGATGCATTAAATCAACGGGTTGAAGAAATTGGAGATATTTTAACAGTGATAAAAGACATAGCTGATCAAACAAATCTGCTTGCTTTAAATGCGGCAATAGAGGCAGCAAGGGCAGGAGAGCAGGGAAGAGGCTTTGCAGTTGTTGCAGATGAAGTGAGAAAGCTTGCAGAAAAGACCATTAAGTCAACTGATGAAATAGCACAGAAAATATCAGCTGTTCAGGACGAATCCCGCGAGTCTTTGAAAAACATGGATGCAACTGCCCGTGAAGTTGCTGAAGCACTTAAAGCGCTGAATGAAGTGAAAAAAGCACTTAACAGAATTGCTGAACATTCTCTGAAAGTAAAAGACCAGATAACACAGATAGCAACTGCAACTGAGGAACAGTCTTCTGCCAGTGATGAAGTTGCCCGTTCTGCAGAACATTCAAGTTCACTTGCACAGGATGTAAAGGTTACATCAGAGGAAGTTGCAAAGGAAGTTGAAAGCCTTCATGTAGTAATTAAAAGTCTTACAGAATCTATTAAAGGAGTTCAAGCTTAA
- a CDS encoding universal stress protein, translated as MITSEKIFVAVDFKPFTYTVLSYAVWLSRVVDCSSITLFHIMEYAMTPPAYLMPYIIKEKKKVETNLKELTTKLTEFQLNIDSRVVFGRLIDGIREVIDEERSFAVIGFKTHITRPSTSERILKGIKVPILIVKGESFQEINPEWIKIKNILCPVDFSENSLRALDLAKEISEKCDSNLTILYVVPEQKIRNIIQDAEVIDKYIDYLKEEAVEKFQKIDKKMHYQVLSGIPSDEILKKAEDMDLIIIGSQGRTYTEALIIGSVSEAIIKNSNKPILFFP; from the coding sequence ATGATTACTTCAGAAAAAATTTTCGTTGCTGTTGATTTTAAACCATTTACGTATACAGTACTTTCCTATGCAGTCTGGCTTTCACGGGTTGTTGATTGTAGCAGTATCACTCTTTTTCATATTATGGAATATGCGATGACTCCTCCGGCCTATTTAATGCCTTATATTATCAAAGAAAAGAAGAAAGTTGAAACGAATTTAAAAGAACTGACAACAAAGCTGACAGAATTCCAGCTCAATATTGATTCCAGGGTTGTATTTGGAAGGCTTATTGATGGCATCAGGGAAGTTATAGATGAAGAGAGAAGTTTTGCAGTAATAGGCTTTAAAACACATATTACAAGGCCTTCTACTTCTGAAAGAATTCTTAAAGGGATAAAAGTGCCGATACTTATTGTAAAAGGAGAGAGTTTTCAAGAAATTAATCCTGAATGGATTAAGATAAAAAATATTCTCTGCCCTGTTGATTTTTCAGAAAATTCGTTAAGGGCTTTAGATTTGGCTAAGGAGATTTCAGAAAAATGCGATTCTAATCTTACAATTCTGTATGTGGTACCTGAACAAAAAATCAGGAATATTATTCAAGACGCTGAAGTAATAGATAAATATATTGATTATTTAAAAGAGGAAGCTGTTGAAAAATTTCAGAAAATAGATAAAAAAATGCATTATCAGGTGCTTTCAGGAATCCCTTCAGATGAGATTCTTAAAAAAGCTGAAGATATGGATCTTATTATAATTGGTTCTCAAGGGAGAACTTACACAGAGGCATTAATAATTGGCAGTGTTAGTGAAGCAATTATAAAGAATTCCAATAAACCGATTTTATTTTTTCCTTAA
- a CDS encoding TIGR02757 family protein, with protein sequence MNNLKEMLENLYSGFNFEEAVQNDPIKFPKKYTEKEDIEVSAFVASSFAYGSIKVFCRFLETLFMIMGQSPFDFLMNFNAGRFMEKLDKKYRFNSVHDIAALLLIIKSLLQQSSFESYFISNSIVNGISNFVSRALAIDLTAIYGRDIKTRGLIHFFSHPAKLSPCKRINLFLRWMVRDQDVDFGLWKNIKPSDLIIPLDVHIWKVSKELGLTKKINKNLKTAIEITEFLKKINSEDPLKYDFVLCHSHMKN encoded by the coding sequence ATGAATAATCTCAAAGAAATGCTTGAAAATCTCTATAGTGGTTTTAATTTTGAAGAGGCTGTCCAGAATGATCCGATTAAATTTCCTAAAAAATATACAGAAAAAGAGGACATAGAAGTTTCTGCATTCGTAGCTTCTTCATTTGCTTACGGTAGTATCAAAGTTTTTTGTAGATTTCTTGAAACACTTTTTATGATAATGGGACAGTCTCCATTTGATTTTTTAATGAATTTCAATGCTGGAAGGTTTATGGAAAAATTAGATAAAAAGTATCGTTTTAACTCAGTTCATGATATTGCAGCATTGCTGCTTATTATTAAGTCTCTTTTACAGCAAAGCAGTTTTGAATCTTACTTTATTTCAAATTCTATTGTGAATGGAATTTCGAATTTTGTAAGTCGAGCTTTAGCAATTGATTTAACTGCCATTTATGGAAGAGATATAAAAACAAGAGGCTTAATACATTTTTTCTCCCATCCCGCGAAGCTGAGTCCGTGCAAAAGAATTAATCTTTTTTTAAGATGGATGGTGAGAGACCAAGATGTGGATTTTGGTTTATGGAAAAATATAAAACCCTCAGATTTAATTATTCCCCTCGATGTTCATATATGGAAAGTTTCAAAAGAGCTAGGGCTTACTAAAAAAATCAATAAAAATTTAAAAACAGCAATTGAAATAACAGAGTTTCTTAAAAAGATAAATTCAGAGGATCCTCTTAAATATGATTTTGTTCTATGTCACTCACATATGAAAAATTAA
- the leuC gene encoding 3-isopropylmalate dehydratase large subunit, which produces MGMTIAEKILAAHSNKKEVTPGEIINANLDIVLANDITAPIAIKEFEKLGVNDVFDKEKIALIPDHFTPQKDIKAAEQCKLLREFALKYKIKYYYEVGRVGIEHALLPEEGIVLPGDLVIGADSHTCTYGALGAFATGVGSTDVAIAFATGECWFKVPESIKFIYYGKLKKWVSGKDLILYTIGDIGVDGASYMAMEFSGETIESLPMSGRMTMCNMAIEAGAKTGIIIPDKITEEYVKPRAKRVYKFYTSDPDAYYTEIKEYDCSQISPMVACPHLPSNVKPARELSHVKIDQVVIGSCTNGRLEDLREAAMILKGKKVHPEVRMIIIPATQKIYMQALKEGLIEIFIEAQAAVSTPTCGPCLGGHMGILARGEKAIATTNRNFVGRMGHPESEVYLSSPAVAAASGILGRIGTPEELGL; this is translated from the coding sequence ATGGGAATGACAATTGCTGAAAAAATACTCGCAGCACATTCAAACAAAAAAGAAGTAACACCAGGTGAAATAATAAATGCCAACCTTGATATTGTTCTTGCAAATGATATTACAGCTCCCATTGCTATAAAAGAGTTTGAAAAGCTCGGCGTTAATGATGTCTTCGATAAAGAAAAAATAGCTTTAATTCCTGACCATTTCACTCCTCAAAAAGATATAAAAGCAGCTGAACAATGCAAATTACTAAGGGAATTTGCATTGAAATATAAAATCAAATACTACTACGAAGTTGGAAGAGTTGGAATTGAACATGCTCTTTTACCAGAGGAAGGCATAGTGTTACCAGGCGATCTTGTCATCGGAGCAGACAGCCACACATGCACTTATGGCGCTCTTGGTGCGTTTGCAACAGGTGTTGGCTCAACAGATGTTGCAATTGCTTTTGCCACAGGAGAATGCTGGTTTAAAGTTCCAGAATCAATAAAGTTCATCTATTATGGAAAGCTAAAAAAGTGGGTAAGCGGAAAAGACTTAATTCTTTATACCATTGGAGATATTGGAGTTGATGGAGCATCATATATGGCAATGGAATTTTCTGGAGAAACCATTGAAAGCCTTCCAATGAGTGGAAGAATGACAATGTGTAACATGGCAATTGAAGCAGGAGCAAAAACCGGCATTATAATTCCAGATAAAATTACAGAGGAATATGTCAAACCGCGTGCAAAGAGAGTGTATAAATTTTACACATCAGACCCAGACGCATATTATACAGAGATAAAAGAGTATGATTGTTCACAAATTTCACCAATGGTTGCCTGTCCACATCTACCTTCAAATGTAAAGCCTGCCAGAGAATTGAGTCATGTAAAAATTGATCAGGTTGTAATTGGTTCATGCACCAATGGAAGACTTGAAGACCTCAGAGAAGCCGCAATGATACTTAAAGGGAAAAAGGTTCATCCAGAGGTAAGAATGATAATAATTCCTGCAACTCAGAAAATTTATATGCAAGCCTTGAAAGAAGGCTTAATAGAAATATTTATTGAGGCTCAAGCTGCTGTATCAACTCCTACATGTGGCCCATGTCTTGGCGGACATATGGGAATTCTTGCCAGGGGTGAAAAAGCAATAGCAACAACAAACAGAAATTTTGTTGGGAGAATGGGACATCCAGAAAGTGAAGTTTATCTAAGCAGTCCTGCAGTTGCTGCAGCAAGTGGAATTCTTGGAAGAATTGGTACACCTGAAGAATTAGGATTGTAA
- a CDS encoding YdcF family protein, with product MFLLKKLLTSLILPPGILIIIFLFIALIEKKKKFICFLSVFSALFVYLISIEPVKDLILYPLEKSYTISEKLNADAIVILGGGVYSSGSMTEDTSNRLLTGYLVYKKTKLPVIVSGGAFEGKISDSKAMTEILNEFGIEESNLIEENKSRDTSENALHVSHICKERAFKKVILVTSAYHMKRAVKLFKQTGIEIIPYPTDFKRSNYYNIYSFLPKFSNFSLSSKAIREHIALIVS from the coding sequence ATGTTTCTTCTAAAAAAACTGCTTACATCCTTGATTTTGCCACCAGGTATTTTAATAATTATATTTCTTTTCATTGCATTGATAGAGAAAAAGAAAAAATTTATCTGCTTTTTATCTGTTTTTTCAGCTTTATTTGTCTATTTGATATCTATTGAACCAGTGAAAGATTTGATATTATATCCACTGGAAAAAAGTTATACTATTTCTGAAAAATTAAATGCTGATGCTATTGTCATACTTGGTGGCGGAGTTTACAGTTCAGGCTCTATGACAGAAGACACATCAAACAGGTTACTTACAGGTTATTTGGTTTATAAAAAAACAAAACTCCCTGTTATTGTTTCTGGTGGTGCTTTTGAAGGAAAAATTTCAGACAGTAAAGCAATGACAGAAATTCTAAATGAATTTGGCATTGAAGAATCCAATCTTATTGAAGAAAATAAAAGCAGAGATACCTCTGAAAATGCTCTCCATGTTTCTCATATATGCAAAGAAAGAGCTTTTAAAAAAGTAATACTTGTCACTTCAGCATATCATATGAAAAGAGCAGTTAAACTTTTTAAACAAACAGGGATAGAAATTATACCATATCCAACAGATTTTAAACGAAGTAATTATTACAATATATACAGCTTTTTGCCCAAATTTAGTAATTTCTCTCTTTCATCAAAAGCCATAAGAGAACATATCGCCTTAATAGTAAGCTAA
- a CDS encoding NAD(P)H-dependent glycerol-3-phosphate dehydrogenase, with the protein MPYIAIIGAGSWGTTLACLLSKKRFDVIIWAREKEIVDAINNKKENPLYLPNIKLPDDLIATDDIFEATKKARFIVNAVPTQHIRSVFISLQDKLNYETIIASASKGIEKGTLKTPSMILEELLNKEAYVLSGPTFALEVAQEKPTAVTISGKGEQERLLLQELFSTSYFRIYEHDDPIGAEIGGAIKNVIAIASGICDALELGNNARAALITRGLHEIMRLGKKMGAKEITFSGLSGLGDLFLTCTSTLSRNYTVGYRLGRGESFSEISTSMRAIAEGVETSVSAMELSKKLDIEMPITSEVYQVIYENKNPKQAAQDLMNRTLKPEFY; encoded by the coding sequence ATGCCATATATAGCTATTATAGGTGCAGGGAGCTGGGGAACAACTCTTGCCTGTCTTCTTTCAAAAAAGAGATTTGATGTAATAATCTGGGCAAGAGAAAAAGAAATTGTAGATGCTATAAATAATAAAAAAGAGAATCCCTTGTATTTACCGAATATTAAATTGCCTGATGATTTGATTGCTACGGATGATATATTTGAAGCGACAAAAAAAGCTAGATTTATTGTAAATGCAGTACCAACACAGCATATTAGAAGTGTTTTTATTTCTTTACAGGATAAACTAAATTATGAAACTATTATTGCAAGCGCATCAAAAGGAATAGAAAAAGGCACTCTTAAAACTCCTTCAATGATCCTTGAAGAACTATTGAATAAAGAAGCGTATGTTCTTTCAGGACCAACTTTTGCTCTTGAGGTTGCTCAGGAAAAACCTACTGCAGTAACTATTTCTGGCAAAGGAGAACAAGAAAGATTACTTTTACAGGAACTTTTCAGCACATCTTATTTTAGAATTTATGAACATGATGATCCAATCGGTGCTGAAATTGGAGGAGCTATAAAAAATGTCATTGCCATTGCTTCTGGAATCTGTGATGCCCTTGAACTCGGCAATAATGCAAGGGCTGCTTTAATTACACGAGGGCTTCATGAAATCATGAGACTCGGTAAAAAAATGGGGGCTAAGGAAATAACCTTTTCAGGATTAAGCGGGCTTGGAGATCTTTTTCTTACATGCACATCCACTCTCTCAAGAAATTACACTGTTGGATACAGGCTTGGCAGAGGAGAGAGCTTCTCTGAAATTTCAACAAGCATGCGGGCAATTGCAGAAGGAGTTGAAACCAGTGTTTCAGCTATGGAACTTTCAAAAAAACTTGATATAGAAATGCCAATTACATCAGAAGTATATCAGGTTATTTATGAAAATAAAAATCCCAAGCAAGCAGCACAGGATTTAATGAACAGAACTTTAAAGCCTGAGTTTTATTAA
- the ybeY gene encoding rRNA maturation RNase YbeY codes for MKLYIEVINRQRKIKISLKRVSVTVNKIFNFLYNLQDKNLIKILNKKKYCLSLSISVIFIGNKKMKELNCKYRGKNATTDVLSFVYFENDFSGNLFLGEIFINPERVNYQAKQYNISFWHEITRVLIHGFLHIIGYDHERNRYQTKKMQDVEEKILNYLQS; via the coding sequence ATGAAACTCTATATAGAAGTCATTAACCGACAGAGAAAGATTAAAATTTCATTAAAAAGAGTGTCTGTAACGGTTAATAAGATTTTTAATTTTTTATATAATTTACAGGATAAAAACCTCATTAAAATTTTAAATAAAAAAAAATACTGTTTATCTCTATCTATTTCTGTAATATTTATTGGAAATAAAAAAATGAAAGAACTAAACTGCAAATACAGAGGTAAAAACGCGACAACTGATGTTCTGTCTTTTGTTTATTTTGAAAATGATTTTTCAGGTAATTTATTCCTTGGAGAAATTTTTATTAATCCTGAAAGAGTTAACTATCAGGCTAAACAATACAATATATCATTTTGGCATGAGATTACAAGAGTCTTGATTCATGGTTTCCTTCATATAATAGGATATGACCATGAAAGAAATCGCTATCAAACCAAGAAGATGCAAGATGTTGAGGAGAAAATTTTAAACTATTTACAATCCTAA